In the genome of Flavobacterium panacagri, one region contains:
- a CDS encoding IS1096 element passenger TnpR family protein, giving the protein MVYKFRVILDAEEDIFRDIAILEEDTLEDLHNAIFNAFGFDGSEVASFYTCDDTWNQEDEIPLFDTGDVPGEIRTMNDYPLSSILDKENTKIIYVYDFISMWTFLVELAAVEDEAVGATYPETLFSHGEMPSDAIEKNFEADDMHNDIYGEFEDDLDEDDLDMFEGDDSFEDYGFEENWN; this is encoded by the coding sequence ATGGTTTATAAATTTAGAGTAATTCTAGACGCCGAAGAAGATATTTTTAGAGACATTGCTATTCTTGAGGAAGATACTCTTGAGGATTTACACAATGCAATCTTCAACGCTTTTGGCTTTGACGGCTCAGAAGTGGCTTCATTTTATACTTGCGATGATACTTGGAATCAAGAAGATGAAATTCCGCTTTTTGATACAGGAGATGTTCCTGGAGAAATAAGAACCATGAACGATTATCCGTTATCTAGTATCTTAGATAAAGAAAACACAAAAATTATCTACGTTTACGATTTCATCAGTATGTGGACTTTCTTAGTAGAATTGGCTGCTGTTGAAGATGAAGCTGTAGGAGCAACTTATCCTGAAACGTTATTTTCTCATGGAGAAATGCCTTCAGACGCTATCGAAAAAAACTTCGAAGCCGATGATATGCACAACGACATCTACGGAGAATTTGAAGACGACTTAGACGAAGATGATCTTGATATGTTCGAAGGGGATGATAGCTTCGAAGATTATGGATTTGAGGAGAATTGGAACTGA
- a CDS encoding 2TM domain-containing protein: protein MEANFNSDQEQQELQQLASKKVLKLKSFYSHTVVYIIGLTVFLLKEYTELPLNFFPIRYFNCFVMILWSAIYIGSAIDVFTSFKIFDEEWEARKVKSILDKRERKQKWE, encoded by the coding sequence ATGGAAGCTAATTTCAATTCAGATCAGGAACAGCAGGAACTACAGCAGTTGGCCAGTAAAAAAGTTTTGAAGCTAAAATCATTTTATAGTCATACCGTTGTTTATATTATTGGTTTAACCGTTTTTCTGCTAAAAGAATATACAGAACTGCCTTTGAATTTTTTCCCAATACGGTATTTTAACTGTTTTGTGATGATTTTATGGTCAGCAATATATATAGGTTCGGCAATTGATGTGTTTACCTCTTTCAAAATTTTTGATGAGGAATGGGAAGCGAGAAAAGTAAAAAGTATTTTAGATAAAAGAGAAAGAAAACAAAAATGGGAGTAA
- the gloA2 gene encoding SMU1112c/YaeR family gloxylase I-like metalloprotein, producing the protein MLTLNKVHHIAILCSDYEKSKYFYTQILGLTIIREIYREERQSYKLDLALNGSYVVELFSFPDPPKRPSRPEAVGLRHLAFEVINLEETIAFLTSKNIESEPIRIDETTEKRFTFIADPDLLPIEFYER; encoded by the coding sequence ATGCTTACTCTCAACAAAGTTCATCATATCGCCATTTTATGTTCCGACTACGAAAAATCGAAATATTTCTACACTCAGATTTTGGGTCTTACTATTATTAGAGAAATTTATCGCGAAGAACGTCAGTCTTATAAATTAGATTTGGCTTTAAATGGTTCTTATGTGGTTGAATTATTCTCGTTTCCAGATCCGCCAAAAAGACCTTCAAGACCAGAAGCTGTTGGATTGCGCCATTTGGCTTTTGAAGTGATCAATCTGGAAGAAACCATTGCTTTTTTAACTTCCAAAAATATAGAATCAGAACCCATTAGAATTGATGAAACAACTGAAAAACGCTTCACTTTTATTGCTGATCCTGATTTACTTCCGATTGAGTTTTATGAGAGGTAA
- a CDS encoding HPP family protein: MPTQKLKRSYRKTRYILYKETLIDYKEHFWSFLGSFVGIGILAYLEASHFSGSDVVYLIGSFGASSVLVYGIIQSPFSQPRNLIGGHLISAFIGVTINKLVPDIVWISAPLAVSLSIIFMQITKTLHPPGGATALIAVTGSAQIKGLGYMYVISPVLVGVLILFVTALIFNNMTSSRSYPSHSTYHKHYHKIRKRFTGK, translated from the coding sequence ATGCCAACTCAAAAATTAAAAAGAAGCTATCGCAAAACACGTTATATTCTTTATAAAGAAACTTTAATTGATTACAAAGAACATTTTTGGTCGTTTTTAGGATCTTTTGTTGGAATTGGAATTTTGGCTTATTTAGAAGCATCTCATTTTTCAGGAAGTGATGTTGTATATTTGATTGGTTCTTTTGGAGCATCCAGCGTTTTGGTTTACGGAATTATTCAGAGTCCTTTTTCACAGCCAAGAAATTTAATTGGAGGACACTTAATTTCAGCTTTTATAGGGGTTACCATAAATAAACTTGTTCCAGATATTGTTTGGATTTCTGCTCCATTGGCAGTTTCGCTTTCTATTATTTTTATGCAGATTACCAAAACACTCCATCCGCCAGGAGGCGCAACGGCCTTAATTGCCGTTACAGGTTCTGCACAAATAAAAGGTTTAGGTTATATGTATGTAATTTCACCAGTATTGGTTGGCGTACTTATATTATTTGTAACCGCTTTGATTTTCAACAATATGACGTCAAGTAGAAGTTATCCGAGTCATAGCACTTATCACAAACATTATCATAAAATTCGAAAGAGATTCACTGGGAAGTAA
- a CDS encoding YciI family protein, with the protein MKNTFFLFTFLLLNTIGFAQETEIKYDEKLAKSLNADEYGMKKYVFCLLKSGSNTTVSKEETKKLFEGHMANINKLAKEGKLAVAGPFMKNDRNYRGIYIFNVETVEEAKKLVETDPAIKANLLEAELTPWYCSAALQEVPKMHDKIAKTKM; encoded by the coding sequence ATGAAAAACACTTTCTTTTTATTCACTTTTTTATTGCTAAATACAATCGGCTTTGCACAGGAAACTGAAATCAAATATGATGAAAAACTGGCAAAATCCTTAAATGCTGATGAGTATGGAATGAAAAAATATGTTTTCTGTTTGCTAAAATCAGGAAGCAATACAACTGTATCGAAAGAAGAAACCAAAAAATTGTTTGAAGGTCATATGGCTAATATCAACAAACTGGCTAAAGAAGGAAAACTAGCTGTTGCCGGCCCTTTTATGAAAAACGACAGAAATTATCGTGGTATTTATATTTTTAATGTAGAGACTGTAGAAGAAGCAAAAAAACTTGTAGAAACAGATCCCGCCATAAAAGCCAATTTACTCGAAGCCGAACTAACGCCTTGGTATTGCTCTGCTGCATTGCAGGAAGTTCCTAAAATGCACGATAAAATTGCCAAGACGAAAATGTAA
- a CDS encoding 2TM domain-containing protein yields MGRFRRDMYEEYAGQNSGEFSTDENYNAAYKKVKKIKGFYSHLKVYIIVNIIIIASSLSRSHSNLEIDFSGLTQWHTYSTAFFWGIGLVAHGLSVFSSEWFFGSDWEHRKIQKYMDKEASNKNKWE; encoded by the coding sequence ATGGGACGTTTTAGAAGAGATATGTATGAAGAATATGCAGGACAAAATTCTGGCGAATTTAGCACAGACGAAAATTACAATGCAGCCTACAAAAAAGTAAAAAAGATAAAAGGATTTTATTCGCATTTAAAAGTTTACATAATTGTAAATATCATTATTATTGCATCAAGTTTAAGCAGAAGTCATTCAAATTTAGAGATTGATTTCAGTGGTTTAACACAATGGCATACTTATTCAACAGCTTTCTTTTGGGGAATCGGTTTAGTGGCGCACGGATTGTCTGTCTTTAGTTCAGAATGGTTTTTTGGTTCTGACTGGGAACATAGAAAAATTCAAAAATATATGGATAAAGAAGCTTCAAATAAAAATAAATGGGAGTAA
- a CDS encoding chloride channel protein, whose translation MNKTAQIKKNHQFIKFRKLVIVSILIGFLSAFLGISLKKITEYYEEIFFHEVSVHPVFYIIFPVFGLSVIYFLRQYLFKKKENKGIKEVFESTQTKKNLPSYKIPSHFINGLLTVIFGGSTGIEVSTVVATATIGSVAHEKENVFRQYKTELICAGVAAGVTALFSSPIAGILFAFEVISRKVTRAFIISNVIAVSIAFGLLTILKEEPLFAVSVTTWHLKAIPYFILLGILAGMNSVYLTKCVLFIKSQFGKIDTHYYKIIIGSAVLSISLFFFPQLYGEGYHAIKGIFGSSSQLPLTITLALTFIAILILKPIVTSITLASGGDGGVFAPSLFIGAFLGLLLASILNSFFHVNVIPVNFMIIGMAAVLSASIHAPFTAIFLVCGLTNDYTLFLPILAVCLISKYTAKTIYPYTVYSYAPSLTK comes from the coding sequence ATGAACAAAACGGCGCAAATCAAAAAAAATCATCAATTCATTAAATTCCGAAAATTAGTTATTGTTTCTATTTTAATTGGCTTTCTTTCAGCCTTTCTCGGAATTTCACTAAAAAAAATAACCGAATATTACGAAGAAATCTTCTTTCACGAGGTATCGGTTCATCCAGTATTCTACATTATTTTTCCAGTTTTTGGATTATCTGTAATTTATTTTCTGAGACAGTATCTTTTCAAGAAAAAAGAAAATAAAGGAATTAAAGAAGTTTTTGAAAGTACACAGACTAAAAAAAATCTTCCCTCTTATAAAATTCCATCTCACTTTATAAATGGTTTATTAACTGTTATTTTCGGAGGTTCAACAGGAATCGAAGTTTCGACAGTAGTAGCTACAGCAACAATTGGTTCTGTTGCGCATGAAAAAGAAAATGTTTTCCGTCAATACAAAACCGAATTAATTTGTGCGGGAGTTGCTGCGGGAGTTACAGCACTTTTCAGCAGTCCGATTGCGGGAATTTTATTTGCTTTTGAAGTAATTTCCAGAAAAGTGACTCGTGCCTTTATTATCTCAAATGTAATTGCAGTTTCGATTGCATTTGGTTTATTGACCATTTTAAAAGAAGAACCTTTATTTGCCGTATCTGTTACAACTTGGCACTTAAAAGCGATTCCGTACTTTATTCTTTTGGGAATTTTAGCAGGTATGAATTCGGTTTATTTGACTAAATGTGTTTTATTCATCAAATCACAATTCGGAAAAATCGATACCCATTATTATAAAATCATTATTGGTTCAGCTGTTTTAAGTATTTCGTTATTCTTTTTTCCTCAATTATATGGAGAAGGATATCATGCAATCAAAGGGATTTTCGGCAGTTCAAGTCAGCTTCCGTTAACCATAACTTTAGCACTAACTTTTATTGCAATATTGATCTTAAAACCAATTGTAACTTCAATTACACTGGCATCAGGAGGCGACGGAGGTGTTTTTGCGCCAAGTTTGTTTATCGGTGCTTTTTTAGGATTGTTATTAGCTTCTATCTTAAACAGCTTCTTTCATGTAAATGTGATTCCAGTAAACTTTATGATTATCGGAATGGCCGCAGTTTTAAGCGCAAGCATCCACGCTCCATTTACAGCCATCTTTTTGGTATGCGGTTTAACAAATGATTATACTTTGTTTTTACCAATTTTGGCAGTTTGTTTAATTTCAAAATATACAGCAAAAACAATTTATCCATATACCGTATACAGTTACGCTCCAAGCTTGACGAAATAA
- a CDS encoding four helix bundle protein, producing MSHFRKILVWQKSMSLVTKIYKATRTFPKEEMFGLTSQIRRSSVSIPSNIAEGSGRETTKDFLRFLYISLGSIFEMQTQLEIAKNIIYINEEEFNLLYEDSREIERMLASLIRKLKDSN from the coding sequence ATGAGTCATTTTAGAAAAATCTTAGTTTGGCAAAAGTCAATGTCCTTAGTTACCAAAATTTACAAAGCAACACGTACATTTCCAAAAGAAGAAATGTTTGGATTAACTTCACAGATACGTCGAAGTTCAGTTTCAATTCCGAGCAATATTGCGGAAGGATCAGGTAGAGAAACCACTAAAGATTTTTTACGATTTTTATATATCTCTCTTGGTTCCATATTTGAGATGCAGACTCAACTCGAAATTGCAAAAAATATTATTTATATAAACGAAGAAGAATTTAACCTTTTATATGAGGATAGTCGAGAGATTGAAAGAATGTTAGCGTCATTAATCAGAAAATTAAAAGACAGTAACTAA
- a CDS encoding DinB family protein, producing the protein MSESKRISNLYQSIYNGNPWLEVNLANTLKNVTAEQAYKKANPNLNTIWEIVNHLIQWRRNILERMQGEVIVTPDHNYFVPVLDPSEVAWEQSLQTLAKSQESWNTFFESFDDEDLAKIYVNNGHTYYEHIHGIIQHDVYHLGQIVILKKLLNN; encoded by the coding sequence ATGTCAGAAAGTAAACGAATTTCGAATCTATATCAATCCATTTATAATGGAAATCCTTGGCTGGAAGTTAATCTGGCTAATACCTTAAAAAATGTAACGGCAGAACAAGCTTATAAAAAAGCAAATCCAAATCTAAACACGATTTGGGAAATTGTAAATCATTTGATACAATGGAGAAGAAACATTTTAGAGCGCATGCAGGGTGAAGTTATTGTAACACCGGATCATAATTATTTTGTACCTGTTTTAGATCCTTCTGAAGTGGCTTGGGAACAATCGCTGCAGACACTGGCAAAATCACAGGAATCATGGAACACTTTTTTTGAAAGTTTTGACGATGAAGATCTAGCCAAAATATACGTTAATAATGGTCACACATATTACGAACACATTCATGGTATTATTCAGCATGACGTGTATCATTTGGGGCAGATTGTTATTTTGAAAAAATTATTAAATAACTAA
- a CDS encoding sugar O-acetyltransferase, which translates to MKTEKEKMISGEYYNAFDPELVKGRRTAKNLLHSLNVKEYRVTKKAKEILKELIPNAGAGLYIEPPFHCDYGYNIFCGDNVYFNVNCVVLDCAPVTIGSNVFIAPNVQIYTASHPLDAELRKTLENAYPVTIGDDCWIGGNSVICPGVTIGKGCVIGAGSVVTKDIPDNSLAVGNPAKVIRKLNQEPESKS; encoded by the coding sequence ATGAAAACAGAAAAAGAAAAAATGATCTCTGGCGAATATTATAATGCCTTTGATCCGGAATTAGTAAAAGGCCGTCGAACAGCCAAAAATCTTTTGCACAGCTTAAATGTAAAAGAATACAGAGTTACCAAAAAAGCAAAAGAAATTTTAAAAGAATTAATTCCAAACGCCGGAGCCGGTTTATATATTGAACCTCCGTTTCATTGTGATTACGGTTATAATATTTTCTGTGGAGACAACGTTTATTTTAATGTAAATTGTGTTGTTCTGGACTGTGCACCTGTAACTATTGGATCTAATGTATTTATTGCTCCCAATGTTCAAATTTATACTGCTTCGCATCCTCTTGACGCTGAATTAAGAAAAACATTAGAAAATGCTTATCCGGTTACAATTGGAGACGATTGTTGGATTGGCGGCAATTCGGTTATCTGCCCTGGCGTTACAATTGGAAAAGGCTGTGTTATTGGAGCTGGCTCTGTTGTAACAAAAGATATTCCGGACAATTCGCTTGCTGTTGGAAATCCAGCTAAAGTTATTCGAAAATTAAATCAAGAACCTGAATCCAAATCATAA
- a CDS encoding 2TM domain-containing protein → MEMNLNEEDRYLQARKKVENIKGFYGNLVAFVLVNAILIFINLYTSPQYLWFFWPLLWWGVGVVFHGLKVFEVFPGMGKEWEERKIKEFMEKEKQNKNKWK, encoded by the coding sequence ATGGAAATGAATTTAAACGAAGAGGATAGATACCTTCAGGCAAGAAAAAAAGTTGAAAATATAAAAGGCTTTTATGGCAATCTAGTTGCTTTTGTATTAGTGAATGCAATTTTGATTTTTATAAATTTATATACATCACCGCAATATTTATGGTTTTTCTGGCCATTATTATGGTGGGGAGTAGGAGTAGTTTTTCATGGACTAAAGGTTTTTGAAGTTTTTCCAGGAATGGGTAAAGAATGGGAAGAGAGAAAAATCAAAGAATTCATGGAAAAGGAAAAACAAAATAAAAACAAGTGGAAATAA
- a CDS encoding TonB-dependent receptor, giving the protein MKTKLFFTISFLLFTALFFAQNTISGKVVDQKGKPVAGANIYIDGTYDGATSSETGEFSFETTAQGNQFIVASFLLFETYKKEIDVANFKDQTIKLRENMNALDAVVITAGTLESGEKARISVLKPLDILTTAGSNGNIVATLQTLPGTQTVGEDGRLFVRGGEASETQTFVDGIRVAQPYGATTNNLPTRSRFSPMLFSGMAFSTGGYSAEYGEALSSVLLLNTTDEEDHDKTDIGFMTVGLSVGNTQKWNKSSLTVNMAYINLAPYQAVIPQNVDWNNPYQSLGGETVYRYKFTNGTFKLYASYDSEKFDLNQKNINFENPIRTDMNNNNFYLNSSYKGTIGTGWQLTSGISYGYSKNKLKYDITDIDSDENAAQLKLKLSKKVSNYFKLSFGTDYFITKYDQNFDDNVSISGANGYDSNIFASYAEGDIAFSKSLALKVGLRYSNNSLLNENNIAPRASLGFKASKYSQFSFAYGDFTQTPVVDYIKYSKYHQFESEKARHYIFNYTFTRPGQLLRTELYYKDYSNLVQYDTQDIQYNSVFNNNGSGYAKGFDLLWRDSNLYKNLEYWISYSYIDSERQYKNFPTMATPSFIANHSLSVVTKYFITDWKSQVGFTNSFSSGRPYNDPNQTQFMGGKTKSYNSLSFNWAYLLTTQKILYFSVSNILGTQNVFGYDYAKTPDVSGVYQRQAVVPTADRFFFVGFFWTISQNKNENQLKNL; this is encoded by the coding sequence ATGAAAACCAAATTATTTTTTACAATTAGCTTTTTACTTTTTACAGCTTTATTTTTTGCTCAAAATACAATTTCTGGGAAAGTAGTCGATCAAAAAGGAAAACCAGTTGCCGGTGCAAATATTTATATTGACGGAACTTATGATGGAGCAACAAGTTCTGAAACTGGGGAATTTTCTTTTGAAACTACTGCTCAGGGAAATCAATTTATAGTAGCGAGTTTTTTACTTTTCGAAACTTATAAGAAAGAAATCGATGTTGCCAATTTTAAAGATCAAACCATAAAATTAAGAGAAAACATGAATGCTCTTGATGCAGTTGTCATTACAGCCGGAACTTTGGAATCTGGTGAAAAAGCGAGAATTTCCGTTTTAAAACCTTTAGATATTCTTACAACGGCAGGTTCGAATGGAAATATTGTTGCGACATTGCAGACCTTGCCAGGAACACAAACTGTTGGTGAAGACGGGCGTTTGTTTGTTCGTGGAGGTGAAGCAAGTGAAACGCAGACTTTTGTTGACGGAATTCGTGTAGCACAGCCTTATGGAGCAACAACTAATAATTTACCAACTCGAAGCCGTTTTTCTCCAATGTTATTCAGCGGTATGGCTTTTTCTACTGGAGGTTATTCAGCAGAATATGGTGAAGCGTTGTCTAGTGTTTTACTTTTAAATACTACTGACGAAGAAGACCATGACAAAACAGATATTGGATTCATGACGGTTGGTTTGAGTGTTGGAAATACACAGAAATGGAATAAAAGTTCTTTGACTGTTAATATGGCTTACATCAATCTGGCGCCATATCAGGCTGTTATTCCTCAGAATGTGGATTGGAATAATCCGTATCAATCACTTGGCGGAGAAACCGTTTACAGATATAAATTCACAAACGGAACCTTTAAATTGTATGCTTCTTATGATTCAGAAAAATTCGATTTAAATCAGAAAAACATCAATTTCGAAAATCCGATTCGAACAGATATGAACAACAATAACTTTTATTTGAATTCATCTTATAAAGGAACGATCGGAACCGGTTGGCAGTTGACTTCAGGAATCAGTTACGGTTACAGTAAAAATAAATTGAAATATGATATTACTGATATTGACAGCGATGAAAATGCAGCTCAGTTAAAATTAAAACTATCAAAAAAAGTTTCTAACTACTTCAAATTATCTTTTGGTACAGATTATTTCATTACAAAATACGACCAAAATTTTGATGACAACGTTTCTATCAGTGGTGCAAACGGATACGACTCTAATATTTTTGCTAGTTATGCTGAAGGTGATATTGCGTTTTCTAAAAGTCTCGCTTTAAAAGTTGGTTTGAGATATTCAAATAATAGTTTGTTAAACGAAAACAATATTGCGCCAAGAGCTTCTTTAGGATTTAAAGCTTCAAAATACAGTCAGTTTTCATTTGCTTACGGAGATTTTACTCAAACGCCTGTCGTTGATTATATTAAATATTCCAAATATCATCAGTTTGAAAGCGAAAAAGCAAGACACTATATTTTCAACTATACATTTACAAGACCTGGACAATTGCTTAGAACAGAGTTATATTACAAAGATTATAGCAATTTAGTTCAGTACGACACACAAGATATTCAATACAATTCGGTTTTCAATAATAACGGTTCAGGTTATGCAAAAGGTTTCGATTTGCTTTGGAGAGACAGCAATTTGTATAAAAACTTAGAATATTGGATTTCTTATTCTTATATCGATTCAGAAAGACAATACAAAAATTTCCCAACGATGGCAACTCCAAGTTTTATTGCAAATCATAGTTTGTCGGTTGTAACGAAATATTTTATTACAGACTGGAAATCACAAGTAGGATTTACAAATAGTTTCAGTTCAGGACGTCCATATAATGATCCAAACCAAACGCAATTCATGGGCGGAAAAACAAAATCATACAATAGTTTGAGTTTTAACTGGGCTTATTTATTGACAACACAAAAAATCCTTTATTTCTCAGTTTCGAATATTTTAGGAACTCAGAATGTTTTTGGATACGATTATGCTAAAACACCAGACGTAAGCGGTGTTTACCAGAGACAAGCCGTAGTACCAACAGCAGATCGATTTTTCTTCGTAGGCTTCTTCTGGACAATCAGTCAGAATAAAAATGAGAATCAGTTGAAAAACTTGTAG
- a CDS encoding histidine kinase — translation MKDRELLFTDLKSGTITCFKISMVFAVIFTAFLGDDLNVRNVLVTFFVSCLYSFGIGMGNGFLNVLLDKKWDWKEHTNTRVYYGILVTVLYTVPVVLAINYFIFVVLQNQSLDVFFGPRMIWVHLFYIILSLGVSTFMQARSFMIKWKQASKFELTQQKIIAGTANAQFESLKNQIDPHFLFNSLNVLSSLIEENPDNAQRFTTSLSKIYRYVLEQKDKELVSVEDELSFAKTYMNLLKMRFENSLFYELPSESISPEAKVVPLSLQLLLENTVKHNVVSEQKPLHIRIFIEKDYLVIQNDLQKKEVLQDRRGVGLQNIVNRYGIITDRKVIVEQDENNFTVRIPILTKQIAAMEANADFNDEAKAYYRAKKRVEELKGFYANVISYCCVIPLLVFINLRFSPGFQWFWFSALGWGFGVTMHAFKVFGYSSDWEERKIREIMERDNKQKTWK, via the coding sequence ATGAAAGACCGTGAACTCTTATTTACTGATTTGAAAAGTGGAACAATAACATGTTTCAAGATTTCTATGGTCTTTGCAGTAATTTTCACAGCTTTTTTAGGAGACGATTTAAATGTTCGAAATGTTCTTGTCACTTTTTTTGTAAGCTGTCTGTATTCTTTTGGAATAGGTATGGGTAACGGATTCCTGAACGTACTTCTTGATAAAAAATGGGATTGGAAAGAACATACTAATACGAGAGTATATTATGGAATTCTGGTTACGGTTCTATACACTGTTCCTGTAGTTTTAGCGATCAACTATTTTATTTTTGTTGTCTTGCAAAACCAGAGTTTAGATGTGTTTTTTGGGCCGAGAATGATATGGGTACATCTCTTTTATATCATTCTTTCTTTAGGTGTTTCGACTTTTATGCAGGCTAGAAGTTTTATGATAAAATGGAAACAAGCTTCTAAATTCGAACTGACACAGCAAAAAATTATTGCAGGAACGGCAAATGCACAATTTGAAAGTTTAAAAAATCAGATAGATCCGCATTTTCTCTTTAATAGTTTGAACGTTTTAAGTTCTTTGATCGAAGAAAATCCAGATAATGCGCAACGTTTTACCACTTCTTTATCTAAAATCTATCGATATGTTTTAGAACAGAAAGATAAAGAACTGGTTTCGGTTGAAGACGAATTATCATTCGCAAAAACGTATATGAATCTGTTGAAAATGCGTTTTGAAAATAGTTTGTTTTATGAACTGCCATCAGAAAGCATCAGTCCAGAAGCAAAAGTAGTACCGCTTTCGCTGCAGCTTCTGCTCGAAAATACGGTGAAACATAATGTGGTAAGTGAACAAAAACCGCTTCACATTAGAATATTTATTGAAAAGGATTATTTAGTAATTCAAAATGATCTTCAGAAAAAAGAAGTACTGCAGGACAGACGGGGTGTTGGACTGCAGAATATTGTAAATCGATACGGAATTATTACCGACAGAAAAGTGATTGTAGAGCAAGACGAAAACAATTTTACGGTTAGAATTCCAATTTTAACAAAACAAATTGCAGCTATGGAAGCAAATGCAGATTTTAATGACGAAGCAAAAGCTTATTACAGAGCCAAAAAAAGGGTAGAGGAATTGAAAGGATTTTATGCCAATGTGATTTCTTATTGTTGCGTGATTCCGCTCTTAGTTTTTATAAATTTAAGGTTTTCACCTGGATTTCAATGGTTTTGGTTCTCTGCTCTAGGATGGGGATTTGGAGTTACGATGCACGCTTTTAAAGTGTTTGGTTACAGCTCCGATTGGGAAGAAAGAAAGATTAGAGAGATTATGGAAAGAGACAACAAACAAAAAACTTGGAAATAA
- a CDS encoding LytR/AlgR family response regulator transcription factor, translating to MITLIIEDEKPAARLLQRKLEKLEVKVETMLHSVEESIEWFENNQHPDLIFLDIQLSDGLSFEIFEKIDIKSAIIFTTAYDEYALKAFKLNSIDYLLKPIDEDDLETAVSKFKTRMPKAAETSNLQLDFEQIRQMLSNPFEKTYKKRFTVKIGQHLKVITTEEIECFFSENKGTYIHTYENRDYLIDSTLEILEQELDKKEFFRVSRKFIVPLKAIKEIQVYTNSRLKVILPSYKDDEVVVSREKVQDFKAWLG from the coding sequence ATGATCACATTAATTATAGAAGACGAAAAACCAGCTGCAAGATTGCTGCAAAGAAAACTTGAAAAGTTAGAGGTAAAAGTAGAAACGATGCTTCATTCTGTTGAAGAATCTATTGAATGGTTTGAAAATAACCAGCATCCCGATTTGATTTTTTTGGATATTCAATTATCAGATGGTTTGTCGTTTGAAATTTTTGAAAAAATAGATATCAAAAGTGCTATCATTTTTACAACTGCCTATGATGAATATGCACTAAAAGCTTTTAAATTAAACAGCATCGATTATCTATTAAAACCAATAGATGAAGATGATCTCGAAACGGCAGTTTCAAAATTTAAAACCCGAATGCCGAAAGCAGCAGAAACTTCAAATCTGCAATTAGACTTTGAGCAGATTCGTCAAATGCTTTCCAATCCTTTTGAGAAAACGTATAAAAAGAGATTTACCGTTAAAATTGGACAGCATTTAAAAGTTATTACTACAGAAGAAATCGAATGTTTTTTCAGTGAAAACAAAGGAACTTATATTCATACCTACGAAAATCGAGATTATTTGATCGATTCGACTTTAGAGATTCTAGAACAAGAGCTGGACAAAAAGGAATTCTTTCGCGTAAGCAGAAAATTTATTGTGCCGCTAAAAGCAATCAAAGAAATTCAGGTTTATACGAATTCACGTTTAAAAGTGATTTTGCCAAGTTACAAAGATGATGAGGTAGTTGTAAGCCGTGAAAAAGTACAGGATTTTAAAGCTTGGCTGGGATAA
- a CDS encoding 2TM domain-containing protein has protein sequence MEKDFTEADRYYDAQKKVKEIREFYEHLTVYVLVNPIVIFVNLMTSPGYLWFLWCLMGWGMAIILHGLKVFSLPPFFNKKWEERKIREIMEKEKNRKTWE, from the coding sequence ATGGAAAAAGATTTTACAGAAGCAGATCGTTATTACGATGCTCAGAAAAAAGTAAAAGAAATTAGAGAGTTTTATGAGCATCTTACAGTTTATGTACTGGTAAATCCAATTGTAATTTTCGTTAATTTAATGACTTCACCTGGATATTTATGGTTTTTATGGTGTTTGATGGGCTGGGGAATGGCAATTATTTTACATGGATTGAAAGTTTTTAGTCTCCCGCCTTTCTTCAATAAAAAATGGGAAGAAAGAAAGATTAGGGAAATCATGGAAAAAGAAAAGAATAGAAAAACTTGGGAATAA